In Numidum massiliense, a single genomic region encodes these proteins:
- a CDS encoding DUF6792 domain-containing protein, with the protein MVNKEILNTEELRLRIIQLEYRIKEDNLDDKTIKKEIRRIYFEETGKEVPAGFDIIKSGTLGEWNEKGEMDPLIKSSYIGTAIHFHHKDRKINQLYIVSQGSTSLEDWLYNLLGIFPGKDNRQYRDALAFYDNVIKAVNPDGKQILTIGLGHSLAENNNTNVRLVGSRDGKIYFDKLYGVNGAKPNFNQLWNFDPDFRYRLSKRFNINPRDLDAINKLPAAEVKKFAEEYYKNKGVTDEIYNMISLQDPLFAASLAGAGFFEVGEVEYVETNPAFNSLRKYTEQIPEEEIRKIQSYFARYGDAYREGGLEAAVWQATGVDIEQVRNLTQLGLHTPVAAAMLPRLIRNVHRRSYGVRAFIKHLTKNLDGIFDVLVKEGLIDDAEKKEVIGDLKALEKDLDEFYRIVAKVDHAKGGNKAAAATAALIQLRKLWKDVEKRQGRLKGVFEKVSTIVESHGIEEMLNAIGRKKGRAYDGDDLLLIKGGSGGESIQVNLSSAVRMYQKGMAIIDEKEEMLKQYVDTFAREIVEDYRNRQRAIADKISSLEADPKNFQGLLSYPENRGKAEMLLFRSGVHTKAGRLEKIVAADYFPGLNATEVGGVIPEISKQNNEGRRLIQKMRKSIEDLFAKDERVSKIFDYKS; encoded by the coding sequence GTGGTAAATAAAGAGATTCTTAACACAGAAGAGCTAAGGTTACGTATTATACAATTGGAGTATCGGATTAAGGAAGATAATCTGGATGATAAGACGATAAAAAAGGAAATTAGGCGAATTTACTTTGAGGAAACAGGAAAAGAAGTTCCAGCTGGTTTTGACATTATTAAATCTGGTACGTTAGGCGAATGGAACGAAAAAGGGGAAATGGACCCGCTTATTAAATCGAGTTACATTGGTACCGCCATTCATTTTCATCATAAGGATCGAAAAATCAACCAATTGTACATTGTCTCGCAAGGCTCGACGTCACTAGAAGATTGGCTGTATAATCTATTGGGGATTTTTCCCGGGAAGGATAATAGACAATACAGAGATGCCCTTGCATTTTATGACAATGTCATAAAAGCAGTCAACCCAGATGGTAAACAAATCCTGACAATTGGCTTAGGACACTCTCTTGCGGAAAACAATAATACAAATGTACGCTTGGTTGGTAGTCGAGATGGTAAAATATACTTTGATAAATTGTACGGTGTAAACGGAGCAAAGCCCAACTTTAATCAATTGTGGAATTTTGACCCCGATTTCAGATACAGGTTATCCAAAAGGTTTAACATCAACCCTAGGGATCTCGACGCCATCAACAAACTTCCCGCCGCCGAAGTCAAGAAATTCGCCGAAGAATACTACAAAAACAAAGGCGTCACAGACGAAATATACAACATGATATCGCTACAAGACCCGCTGTTTGCAGCAAGCTTGGCTGGGGCGGGCTTCTTTGAAGTTGGCGAAGTTGAGTATGTGGAAACAAATCCGGCCTTTAACAGTCTTCGTAAATACACGGAACAAATACCGGAGGAGGAAATCCGCAAGATTCAATCCTACTTTGCGCGGTATGGGGATGCCTATCGTGAAGGAGGACTAGAAGCAGCCGTATGGCAAGCAACAGGAGTCGACATAGAGCAAGTAAGGAATTTAACGCAGTTAGGTTTACATACACCCGTAGCTGCAGCAATGCTCCCCAGATTGATTCGAAACGTTCACCGAAGATCGTATGGAGTCCGTGCTTTCATCAAGCATTTAACGAAAAACTTAGATGGAATATTTGACGTACTCGTTAAAGAAGGATTAATCGATGACGCGGAAAAAAAAGAAGTGATTGGAGATTTGAAGGCACTTGAAAAAGATTTGGACGAGTTTTATCGGATTGTAGCTAAGGTCGATCATGCTAAAGGTGGAAATAAGGCGGCGGCAGCAACCGCGGCTCTTATTCAACTCCGCAAACTGTGGAAGGATGTCGAAAAGCGACAAGGGCGACTCAAAGGTGTCTTTGAGAAGGTCTCCACCATCGTCGAAAGTCACGGGATTGAAGAAATGCTGAACGCCATTGGACGAAAAAAAGGGAGGGCGTATGACGGCGACGATTTGCTCCTCATTAAGGGTGGATCCGGTGGCGAGTCGATTCAAGTGAACCTATCTTCGGCGGTGCGCATGTATCAAAAGGGAATGGCTATTATCGACGAAAAAGAAGAGATGTTAAAACAGTATGTCGATACGTTTGCGCGGGAAATTGTCGAGGATTATCGGAACAGGCAGCGAGCCATTGCCGATAAAATTAGCAGCTTAGAAGCAGACCCGAAGAACTTTCAGGGACTACTAAGTTACCCAGAAAATAGAGGGAAAGCAGAGATGCTTCTATTTAGAAGTGGTGTGCATACGAAAGCGGGTAGGTTAGAGAAAATTGTGGCCGCCGATTATTTTCCCGGCCTGAATGCGACTGAAGTCGGTGGTGTCATTCCTGAAATTTCAAAACAGAACAACGAAGGGCGACGCCTCATACAAAAAATGAGGAAGAGCATCGAGGATTTGTTTGCGAAAGATGAACGGGTGTCTAAGATCTTTGACTATAAATCGTGA
- a CDS encoding tetratricopeptide repeat protein — protein sequence MVLDPITLGSLIRKRRKDMGLTLNDLANDSVSVPTISNIERGITGNLASEKVTYIREQLGLTDELVEQMLKKTGEDEERLKQMVATVRHLAEHDLLTEARHEVSALEKDGKLADYPLYATTTQLLKGVVLRKQGQWERATNAFHEVLRHLREHSLTELNNLAAEAYYNLSVTAALADQDYEKAIEYADMALDAFQKEGDEKHIEGRVLYNKASYSLHLEQYGQAYKYVMEARPKCELAHDMKCYLLTYNAEGLILSGQHLYVQAAEVFQHAIHLQRIHYADPWLGSVLYLNLGDALYRNKAYAQALHCYDLSYRLCKERKDEQQRALLYCSYGEVYLAMGEYEKATEYANRAAELAQKFDYTSEYLPILLLQANIALEQSSSEITSVCAEGIRLAERSKLFNKKKDFHFVLANYYERTGNRESFLQEAEHMYQVESLIRKEETL from the coding sequence GTGGTGCTTGATCCGATTACGTTAGGTTCACTCATCCGTAAACGTCGCAAGGACATGGGGCTTACTTTGAACGACTTGGCTAACGATAGTGTCTCCGTCCCGACAATTAGCAACATCGAACGTGGCATCACCGGTAACCTCGCTAGTGAGAAGGTTACCTACATCCGTGAACAACTTGGCTTGACGGACGAACTGGTTGAGCAAATGTTGAAAAAAACGGGAGAGGACGAAGAACGCCTCAAGCAAATGGTAGCCACCGTCAGACACTTGGCTGAGCACGATTTGCTTACTGAAGCACGTCACGAAGTAAGCGCTTTAGAAAAAGACGGCAAGTTGGCCGACTACCCGCTGTACGCGACGACCACACAACTTCTGAAAGGTGTTGTTTTGCGAAAACAGGGTCAGTGGGAGCGGGCAACAAATGCGTTCCACGAAGTGTTGCGGCACCTTCGCGAACATTCGCTTACTGAATTGAATAACCTTGCAGCCGAGGCGTACTACAACTTGTCCGTAACGGCTGCGCTAGCTGATCAGGATTACGAGAAGGCGATCGAATACGCCGACATGGCGCTCGACGCCTTTCAGAAAGAAGGTGATGAAAAGCATATTGAAGGTCGTGTGCTGTATAATAAAGCGAGCTATTCCTTGCATCTAGAGCAGTATGGCCAAGCTTATAAATATGTAATGGAGGCTCGTCCAAAGTGCGAGCTGGCTCATGACATGAAATGTTATTTATTGACATACAACGCCGAGGGGCTAATCTTGTCTGGCCAGCATCTATACGTCCAGGCTGCAGAAGTGTTTCAGCATGCGATTCATTTACAGCGCATACACTACGCCGATCCGTGGCTTGGAAGTGTCTTGTACCTTAATTTGGGCGATGCGCTTTATCGTAACAAAGCGTACGCACAAGCGTTGCACTGCTACGACCTCTCGTACAGATTGTGTAAAGAGAGGAAAGATGAACAGCAGCGTGCACTTCTTTATTGTTCATATGGAGAAGTTTATCTTGCAATGGGAGAATACGAGAAGGCAACGGAATATGCTAACAGGGCTGCTGAATTAGCACAAAAGTTCGATTACACATCGGAGTATTTACCAATTCTCCTGTTGCAGGCTAACATCGCTTTGGAGCAAAGTTCTTCGGAAATAACATCGGTCTGTGCAGAAGGGATTCGACTGGCGGAAAGAAGTAAGTTGTTCAACAAAAAGAAGGACTTCCACTTTGTTTTGGCGAATTATTACGAGCGAACAGGCAACAGAGAATCATTTCTGCAGGAAGCCGAACATATGTATCAGGTAGAATCTTTAATTCGCAAGGAGGAAACGTTATGA
- a CDS encoding PTS mannitol transporter subunit IICB — MATEQTGQTGGFRVKVQQFGSFLSGMIMPNIGAFIAWGLITALFIPDGWYPNKGLAELVGPMITFLLPVLIGFTGGRLVYGMRGGVVGATATMGMIVGADIPMLLGAMIMGPVGGYAIKKFDQLVDGKIKSGFEMLVNNFSAGIIGGILTVLAYVAVGPTVLSLNKLLASGVQIIIDASLLPLASVFIEPAKVLFLNNAINHGILGPIGIDQAASAGKSILFLLETNPGPGLGILLAYMLFGKGTAKQTAPGAAIIHFLGGIHEIYFPYILMKPILLLAVIAGGASGVLTFLLFGAGLVAAPSPGSMIALMAMTPKGGYLGVLAGVLVATVVTFVVTAYILKVSKQDSGDLQEATEMTSAMKGKTNDATRLAENEPNHERVDGMNDGRHGQVEPGVGEDDLSKVKKVIFACDAGMGSSAMGASILKNKMKKSGLDVRVSNTAISQLPDDADIVITHKDLTSRAQEKLPTARHISVENFLNSPKYDELVDKLKGQQH; from the coding sequence ATGGCGACCGAACAAACTGGGCAAACAGGCGGTTTCCGTGTGAAGGTACAGCAGTTTGGCAGTTTTTTGAGCGGGATGATTATGCCGAATATCGGCGCTTTTATTGCATGGGGCCTTATTACGGCGCTATTCATTCCGGATGGATGGTATCCGAATAAAGGGTTAGCGGAATTAGTTGGCCCGATGATTACGTTTCTATTGCCTGTATTAATCGGTTTTACGGGTGGACGTCTCGTTTACGGTATGCGCGGTGGCGTCGTCGGTGCCACAGCGACGATGGGGATGATCGTCGGCGCGGACATTCCGATGCTATTAGGTGCCATGATTATGGGACCCGTTGGCGGTTATGCGATTAAAAAGTTTGACCAATTAGTTGACGGTAAAATTAAATCAGGTTTTGAAATGCTAGTCAACAACTTCTCGGCGGGGATTATTGGGGGAATTTTAACCGTTTTAGCGTACGTTGCTGTCGGGCCAACCGTACTTTCGTTAAATAAATTACTCGCAAGCGGTGTACAGATCATCATCGATGCCAGTTTACTTCCCTTGGCAAGTGTGTTCATCGAGCCAGCGAAAGTGTTGTTTTTGAACAACGCCATTAACCACGGTATTTTAGGTCCGATTGGGATTGATCAAGCGGCATCAGCTGGTAAATCTATCCTCTTCTTACTGGAAACAAACCCTGGTCCAGGTCTTGGTATTTTACTCGCATACATGCTTTTTGGTAAAGGAACGGCAAAACAAACCGCACCCGGAGCGGCGATTATTCATTTCCTCGGCGGCATTCATGAGATCTACTTCCCTTATATCTTAATGAAACCCATCTTATTGCTCGCTGTGATCGCCGGTGGGGCATCAGGTGTACTGACGTTCTTGTTATTTGGCGCAGGCCTAGTGGCAGCACCGTCGCCGGGAAGTATGATCGCACTTATGGCGATGACACCAAAAGGCGGTTACCTCGGCGTATTAGCAGGTGTCCTCGTAGCGACCGTCGTCACGTTCGTTGTGACCGCTTATATTTTGAAAGTATCAAAACAAGACAGTGGCGATTTGCAAGAAGCGACGGAAATGACGTCGGCGATGAAAGGTAAGACAAACGATGCCACACGACTCGCGGAGAACGAGCCAAACCACGAGCGGGTCGATGGAATGAACGATGGACGGCATGGTCAAGTAGAGCCCGGTGTCGGCGAGGACGATCTATCAAAAGTAAAAAAGGTCATCTTCGCTTGCGATGCTGGCATGGGATCGAGTGCGATGGGAGCCTCCATTTTAAAGAATAAAATGAAAAAATCTGGATTAGACGTTCGCGTATCGAATACAGCGATTAGTCAGTTACCAGATGACGCGGATATCGTCATCACGCATAAAGATTTAACCTCTCGAGCCCAAGAAAAACTGCCGACAGCCCGTCATATTTCAGTCGAGAATTTCTTGAACAGCCCGAAGTACGATGAGTTGGTCGACAAGTTAAAAGGACAACAGCATTAA
- a CDS encoding BglG family transcription antiterminator translates to MYISSREKLILSTLLYQTTDVTVKELAEAIDVSTRTVHRELNHIEDIAKTYGMSLIRKSGVGIRLVGNDAQKKQLEAAFAKKKLFDYTKEERQALLLTILLEVSEPVKLFALASELNVTVATISNDLTQLESFLQPFHLTVLRKRGSGVEIKGSERAKRQALSHLVADYVNETTLMNAMKKQNDETNADSISNRLLQLVEYDRLTAVEQAVKEAIHALPYEMSDGSYVGLVVHLTLAIERIKKGETIRMDCAYLAELAKTPEYNVAQMIVDHLSEHYDIPIPLAEVGYITMHLQGAKIRGGQHPLLDENDLQVAVYARKLTEYVSEQLGVSLVGEMSLMKGLVAHLKPALYRIEQKMGIANPLLEKIQADYADLFEVVKRGVAHIFPQWEIPDEEVAYLVMHYGAVLLRTKQSQKVKAYVICSSGIGTSKMLATRLRQDIPEIGDVHNVSMFDLHNIHIREEDVVISTTHIPDATFSYHLLDPIPSAEDIQQTRRHIQRHLLTHAAKQPHVKRPSEGTDPVHLFEEVHLYSGMVVRLLKHIRVVRAEATHSVETILRHQCTLLAQSLRIDDVQPILNALLVREQLGGLGIPGTELALYHTRDAHVREPLFTVIHLDEGKTIQGMDRKPMTVRSILLLLSPSDASSQMLELLSLISASIIESDESIHLFETGSKQDILRYLSGKFFEFLEEKQQIVPILKS, encoded by the coding sequence ATGTATATTTCTTCAAGGGAAAAATTAATTTTGTCCACCTTGTTATATCAAACGACAGACGTAACGGTGAAAGAGCTTGCGGAAGCAATCGATGTCAGTACGCGAACCGTTCACCGGGAATTGAATCATATCGAAGACATCGCCAAAACATACGGCATGTCACTCATTCGAAAATCAGGTGTAGGGATCCGACTCGTCGGCAACGACGCGCAAAAAAAACAGCTCGAAGCAGCCTTTGCCAAAAAAAAGTTGTTCGATTATACGAAAGAGGAGAGGCAAGCGCTTCTCCTCACCATTCTACTGGAAGTTTCGGAGCCGGTAAAGCTGTTTGCTTTAGCGAGTGAATTAAATGTCACAGTCGCAACGATTAGTAACGATTTAACACAACTAGAGTCTTTCCTTCAGCCCTTTCATTTAACCGTTTTGCGCAAAAGAGGTTCCGGCGTCGAAATCAAAGGAAGCGAACGAGCGAAGCGACAAGCTTTAAGCCACCTCGTTGCTGATTATGTGAACGAAACGACGTTAATGAACGCAATGAAGAAACAAAATGACGAAACCAATGCAGATTCTATTTCAAACCGCCTATTGCAACTTGTTGAATACGATCGATTAACGGCGGTAGAGCAGGCGGTAAAAGAGGCGATTCACGCGTTGCCATACGAAATGTCTGACGGTTCGTACGTCGGTCTCGTCGTCCACTTGACATTAGCCATCGAGCGCATAAAAAAGGGTGAAACGATCCGAATGGATTGCGCCTATTTAGCGGAGTTGGCAAAGACGCCTGAATACAATGTCGCACAAATGATTGTGGACCACTTAAGCGAACATTACGATATACCAATCCCTTTAGCTGAAGTGGGTTACATTACGATGCATTTGCAAGGTGCAAAAATACGCGGCGGCCAACATCCGCTATTGGACGAAAATGATTTGCAAGTGGCGGTCTATGCGCGAAAGTTAACGGAATACGTCAGCGAACAACTCGGTGTTTCCTTAGTCGGTGAAATGTCACTAATGAAAGGGCTCGTCGCACATTTAAAGCCTGCCCTTTATCGCATTGAACAAAAAATGGGCATTGCAAACCCTCTTCTAGAAAAAATTCAAGCAGATTATGCGGACTTGTTCGAGGTCGTGAAACGTGGTGTCGCCCACATCTTCCCGCAATGGGAGATTCCGGATGAGGAAGTCGCCTATTTAGTCATGCATTACGGCGCTGTCCTGCTACGCACGAAGCAATCGCAAAAAGTAAAGGCGTACGTCATTTGTTCGAGTGGCATTGGCACGTCCAAAATGTTGGCTACACGACTACGCCAAGATATTCCCGAAATTGGCGACGTACACAACGTTTCAATGTTTGATTTGCACAATATCCATATTCGCGAAGAAGATGTCGTCATCTCGACGACTCATATTCCCGATGCGACTTTTTCTTATCATTTGTTAGACCCGATTCCGTCAGCCGAAGACATTCAACAGACGCGTCGCCATATTCAACGCCATTTGCTCACGCACGCGGCAAAACAGCCACACGTTAAACGACCTTCTGAAGGGACGGACCCTGTTCATCTGTTTGAAGAGGTGCATCTGTACAGTGGTATGGTCGTGCGACTGTTAAAACACATTCGCGTCGTACGTGCAGAAGCGACGCATTCGGTGGAGACGATTTTAAGGCATCAATGTACCTTGTTGGCCCAATCGTTACGTATAGACGATGTCCAACCGATCCTTAACGCATTATTAGTGCGAGAACAGCTCGGTGGACTCGGCATTCCAGGGACGGAATTGGCACTGTATCACACGCGCGACGCGCACGTACGAGAACCGCTGTTTACTGTCATCCATCTCGATGAAGGTAAGACGATTCAAGGCATGGATCGAAAGCCAATGACAGTGCGTTCAATCTTACTCTTGTTATCGCCTAGCGACGCGTCGAGCCAAATGTTAGAGCTCCTTAGCTTAATTAGTGCCAGCATTATTGAGAGCGATGAAAGCATCCATCTATTTGAGACAGGAAGTAAGCAAGACATTCTTCGTTATTTGTCGGGGAAATTTTTTGAGTTTCTAGAGGAAAAACAGCAAATAGTCCCAATATTGAAAAGTTAA
- a CDS encoding mannitol-1-phosphate 5-dehydrogenase, whose product MSLPILSANNIQLGATAPTKEDAIRQTGQLLVDRGYVEVGYIEKMLAREQLTTTYIGNAVAIPHGTEDAKNEVTTSGIVILQFPEGVDFGDGNIAKLLIGIAGKDGAHLEILSQIAIVCSEEENVQGMTQATTKKEILTYFADMTSPQAVHFGAGNIGRGFIGSLLYQSGYETSFIDVNEAVVDALNRRHQYTVRLANEEKTAEHVKNVSAINSAKQPERVTEAIVHADIVTTAVGADVLPVIAEAIAAGLRARYEQNRQPLNIIACENMIGASQLLRSCVYEHLTQEEQEAFDALFHFPNAAVDRIVPDQGNDDGLNVTVEPFYEWMVDESLVVGEKPDIKGMTYVPSLTPYIERKLFTVNTGHAVAAYFGYLAKAETIYDALQDEEILGLVRSVLQETGEVLVAKHGFNKAEHAAYIETTIQRFKNPLIVDEVIRVGRSPMRKLGRNDRLMNPVFQYEQLLQKEPVALLKGVAAALRYDVPTDEEAVDVQRLIQSKGLTKAIETITTVSKASPMMTHIVEAYEAYETQEA is encoded by the coding sequence ATGTCATTGCCAATTTTATCGGCAAACAACATTCAATTAGGAGCAACTGCCCCAACGAAAGAAGACGCCATTCGCCAAACCGGACAATTACTCGTCGACCGCGGATATGTCGAAGTTGGGTATATCGAGAAAATGTTAGCGCGAGAACAGTTAACGACCACATATATAGGGAATGCCGTCGCGATTCCACACGGTACAGAAGACGCGAAAAATGAAGTAACGACGTCGGGGATTGTCATTTTGCAGTTTCCGGAAGGTGTCGACTTCGGGGACGGCAATATCGCGAAATTGTTAATCGGAATTGCCGGTAAGGACGGCGCCCATTTAGAGATCCTTTCCCAAATTGCAATTGTATGTTCCGAAGAAGAAAATGTCCAAGGCATGACTCAGGCGACAACAAAAAAAGAGATATTAACTTATTTTGCGGACATGACTAGCCCACAAGCTGTTCATTTCGGGGCAGGGAACATCGGTCGCGGCTTTATCGGTAGTTTATTGTACCAATCGGGTTATGAAACGTCATTCATAGATGTGAATGAAGCGGTTGTAGACGCGTTGAATCGCCGTCACCAGTACACCGTTCGTTTGGCAAACGAAGAAAAAACGGCGGAACACGTGAAAAATGTGTCGGCGATCAATAGTGCAAAGCAACCGGAACGTGTCACGGAAGCGATCGTGCACGCAGATATCGTCACAACAGCCGTCGGTGCAGACGTATTACCGGTCATTGCCGAGGCCATTGCGGCTGGACTACGCGCGCGTTACGAACAAAATCGTCAGCCATTAAATATCATTGCCTGTGAAAATATGATCGGTGCCAGTCAACTGTTGCGCTCCTGCGTATACGAACATTTGACGCAAGAAGAACAAGAGGCGTTTGATGCACTATTCCACTTCCCGAATGCGGCTGTCGACCGAATCGTCCCGGATCAAGGAAATGATGATGGACTAAACGTAACGGTTGAACCGTTTTATGAATGGATGGTCGACGAGTCGCTGGTAGTTGGAGAAAAACCGGACATAAAAGGAATGACGTATGTTCCATCCTTGACGCCTTACATTGAACGAAAGTTATTTACCGTAAATACCGGCCATGCCGTTGCCGCTTATTTCGGATACTTGGCAAAGGCGGAAACGATTTATGATGCGTTACAAGACGAAGAAATCCTGGGCTTGGTCAGGTCGGTGTTGCAAGAGACTGGGGAAGTGCTCGTTGCGAAACACGGTTTTAACAAAGCAGAACATGCCGCATATATTGAGACGACGATTCAACGCTTTAAAAACCCACTCATTGTCGACGAAGTGATCCGCGTCGGTCGTTCGCCAATGCGTAAACTCGGCCGTAATGACCGCCTCATGAATCCTGTTTTTCAATATGAACAACTGCTTCAGAAGGAACCCGTAGCGTTATTAAAAGGTGTTGCTGCTGCCCTTCGATACGACGTCCCTACGGATGAAGAAGCAGTAGACGTGCAACGCCTCATACAATCAAAAGGCTTGACGAAGGCGATTGAGACGATTACAACTGTGTCGAAGGCATCACCGATGATGACGCACATCGTTGAAGCTTATGAAGCATACGAGACTCAAGAAGCATAG
- the groL gene encoding chaperonin GroEL (60 kDa chaperone family; promotes refolding of misfolded polypeptides especially under stressful conditions; forms two stacked rings of heptamers to form a barrel-shaped 14mer; ends can be capped by GroES; misfolded proteins enter the barrel where they are refolded when GroES binds) — protein MAKEIKFREDARRAMARGVDQLADAVKITLGPKGRNVVLEKKFGSPLITNDGVTIAKEIELKDAFENAGAQLVKEVATKTNDVAGDGTTTATVLAQAMISEGLKNVTAGANPMVIRKGIEKATAAAVEELKKISKPIEGKESIAQVAAISAGDDEIGQLIAESMEKVGNDGVITVEESKGFTTELEVVEGMQFDRGYISPYMVTDNDTMEAVLEDPYILITDKKIGNIQDILPLLEKVVQQGKPLLIIAEDLEGEALATLVVNKLRGTFTAVAVKAPGFGDRRKAMLEDIAILTGGQVITEDLGLELKSTDIHQLGRARQVRVTKEDTIVVDGVGEKAEIGSRIGQIRQQLEDTTSEFDKEKLQERLAKLAGGVAVIKVGAATETELKEKKLRIEDALNSTRAAVEEGIVSGGGTALVNVTAAVEAVAAEGDEATGVNIVKRALEEPVRMIATNAGLEGSVVADKLHQAEAGVGFNALTGEWEDMIKAGIVDPAKVTRSALQNAASVSAMFLTTEAIVADEPEEEGAGGAPGMDAMGGMGGMGGMM, from the coding sequence ATGGCAAAAGAAATTAAGTTTCGTGAAGACGCGCGTCGTGCGATGGCACGCGGTGTCGATCAGTTAGCTGATGCTGTCAAAATTACGCTCGGACCGAAAGGGCGTAACGTCGTATTAGAGAAGAAGTTTGGCTCGCCACTCATCACGAACGACGGGGTGACGATCGCGAAAGAAATCGAACTGAAAGATGCGTTCGAAAACGCCGGTGCGCAACTCGTCAAAGAAGTAGCGACGAAGACGAACGACGTCGCGGGTGACGGTACGACGACTGCTACCGTATTGGCGCAAGCGATGATTAGCGAAGGACTGAAAAACGTCACCGCTGGGGCGAACCCGATGGTCATCCGCAAAGGGATCGAAAAAGCGACCGCGGCAGCTGTCGAAGAGTTGAAAAAGATCTCCAAGCCGATCGAAGGAAAAGAATCGATCGCGCAAGTGGCAGCCATCTCCGCCGGCGACGACGAAATCGGCCAGTTGATCGCCGAATCGATGGAGAAAGTCGGCAACGACGGCGTCATCACGGTTGAAGAGTCGAAAGGCTTCACGACCGAACTGGAAGTCGTGGAAGGGATGCAGTTCGACCGCGGTTACATCTCGCCGTACATGGTGACGGACAACGACACGATGGAAGCTGTATTGGAAGATCCGTACATCTTAATTACGGATAAGAAAATCGGCAACATCCAAGACATTTTGCCGCTGTTAGAAAAAGTCGTACAGCAAGGCAAGCCGCTCTTGATCATCGCAGAAGACCTCGAAGGGGAAGCGCTGGCGACCCTCGTCGTGAACAAACTGCGCGGCACCTTCACTGCTGTTGCCGTTAAAGCTCCTGGCTTCGGCGATCGCCGTAAAGCGATGTTGGAAGACATCGCCATCCTGACAGGTGGTCAAGTCATTACGGAAGATCTCGGTCTCGAACTGAAATCGACCGACATTCACCAACTCGGACGCGCCCGTCAAGTTCGCGTTACGAAGGAAGACACGATCGTCGTCGACGGTGTAGGCGAAAAGGCGGAAATCGGTTCGCGCATTGGCCAAATCCGTCAACAGTTGGAAGACACGACGTCCGAATTCGACAAAGAGAAGCTGCAAGAGCGTTTGGCCAAACTGGCTGGTGGTGTTGCAGTGATCAAAGTCGGTGCGGCGACCGAAACGGAATTGAAAGAGAAAAAGCTGCGTATCGAAGACGCCCTCAACTCGACGCGTGCGGCTGTTGAAGAAGGGATCGTTTCCGGTGGCGGTACCGCCCTCGTCAACGTTACCGCAGCAGTGGAAGCAGTTGCGGCCGAAGGTGACGAAGCGACAGGTGTCAACATCGTGAAGCGCGCCCTCGAAGAGCCGGTACGCATGATTGCGACGAACGCTGGCCTCGAAGGTTCCGTTGTCGCCGACAAGTTGCACCAGGCGGAAGCAGGCGTTGGGTTCAACGCGCTGACCGGTGAGTGGGAAGACATGATTAAAGCAGGGATCGTCGACCCGGCGAAAGTAACCCGCTCCGCACTACAAAACGCTGCATCGGTATCGGCCATGTTCTTGACGACGGAAGCGATTGTCGCTGACGAGCCGGAAGAAGAAGGCGCAGGTGGCGCTCCGGGCATGGACGCCATGGGCGGCATGGGCGGAATGGGCGGCATGATGTAA
- the groES gene encoding co-chaperone GroES, translating to MIKPLGDRVVLEAVEKEETTASGIVLPDSAKEKPQEGKIVAVGSGRYENGEKVALEVKEGDRVIFSKYAGTEVKVDDKEYLILRESDILAILQ from the coding sequence GTGATTAAACCTTTAGGTGATCGTGTCGTATTAGAGGCTGTGGAGAAAGAGGAAACGACTGCTAGCGGCATTGTACTTCCCGATTCGGCGAAAGAGAAGCCGCAAGAAGGTAAAATTGTAGCCGTCGGTAGCGGACGCTACGAAAACGGCGAAAAAGTTGCTTTGGAAGTAAAAGAAGGCGACCGTGTGATTTTCTCCAAGTACGCCGGCACGGAAGTTAAAGTTGACGATAAAGAGTATTTGATTTTGCGTGAAAGCGACATTCTCGCGATTCTCCAGTAG